A part of Liolophura sinensis isolate JHLJ2023 chromosome 1, CUHK_Ljap_v2, whole genome shotgun sequence genomic DNA contains:
- the LOC135462222 gene encoding arf-GAP with dual PH domain-containing protein 1-like isoform X2, with translation MAERSKNFLLDLQQKSGNDVCVDCGAKDPEWASYNIGVFLCQDCAGIHRSMGTHISKIKSIKLDNWENSQLELMAAMGNEKAKSNYEQFVPAFYRRPKSTDPLVLREQWIHAKYERAEFQDPERQAAYTTNYREGTLYKRGRDDKKYYPRKFALSTQNNTLSYFNKEVARTPKASINLDTLNAVFVPEKTGNPCALQLMFDENGSTRNVFVYANDPKEIVDWFHCIRAAKLSRKQIAFPDRDANEMAEDLTHDFLMEGWLSKMGPNNEPYRRRWFTLDRRKLMYTEDPLNAFALGELFIGHKDSGGYSVEAGVPDGKDAPGFGFTLTTPNRVFYLSAESKEDMDKWIDSLQKVMEMPLTPQDSRLAATLVSKRRSVVSLFNR, from the exons ATGGCGGAAAGAAGTAAGAACTTCTTGCTAGACTTACAGCAAAAGTCAGGAAATGACGTGTGTGTCGACTGTGGTGCCAAAG ATCCAGAATGGGCTTCGTACAACATTGGTGTGTTTCTTTGTCAGGACTGTGCAGGGATACATCGTAGTATGGGCACACACATCAGCAAAATCAAGTCCATAAAACTAGACAACTGGGAGAATAGTCAGTTAGAG CTTATGGCAGCCATGGGGAATGAAAAGGCAAAGAGTAACTATGAACAATTTGTTCCAGCTTTCTACAGACGTCCAAAGAGTACAGATCCACT TGTGCTGAGAGAACAGTGGATCCATGCCAAATACGAGAGGGCTGAGTTTCAGGACCCAGAACGGCAGGCGGCTTACACCACAAACTACAGGGAAGGCACCTTGTACAAACGAGGCAGAGATGACAAGAAGTATTACCCTCGTAAATTTGCTCTCTCCACTCAGAATAATACACTGAGCTACTTCAATAAAGAAGTG GCACGAACGCCAAAAGCATCTATAAATTTGGATACACTTAATGCAGTATTTGTACCTGAGAAAACAGGAAACCCATGCGCTTTACAGTTAATGTTTGATGAGAATGGTTCAACACggaatgtgtttgtgtatgcCAATGACCCTAAG GAAATAGTAGATTGGTTTCATTGTATTCGAGCTGCTAAATTAAGTAGAAAACAGATCGCTTTCCCAGACAGAGATGCAAATGAG ATGGCAGAAGACTTAACACATGACTTCCTTATGGAAGGTTGGTTGAGTAAAATGGGCCCAAACAATGAGCCCTACAGAAGacgatggtttactctggatcGCAGGAAGCTCATGTATACCGAGGACCCACTG AATGCCTTTGCCCTTGGTGAGTTATTCATTGGTCATAAAGACAGTGGTGGGTACTCTGTGGAGGCAGGTGTGCCCGACGGAAAGGACGCCCCAGGGTTTGGTTTCACCCTCACCACACCTAATCGGGTGTTCTACCTTAGTGCAGAGAGCAAAGAAGACATGGACAAGTGGATAGACAGCTTACAAAAGGTTATGGAGATGCCTCTAACGCCTCAGGACAGTAGAT TGGCCGCCACTTTGGTGAGCAAACGAAGAAGTGTTGTCTCATTATTTAATAGGTAA
- the LOC135462222 gene encoding arf-GAP with dual PH domain-containing protein 1-like isoform X1: protein MAERSKNFLLDLQQKSGNDVCVDCGAKDPEWASYNIGVFLCQDCAGIHRSMGTHISKIKSIKLDNWENSQLELMAAMGNEKAKSNYEQFVPAFYRRPKSTDPLVLREQWIHAKYERAEFQDPERQAAYTTNYREGTLYKRGRDDKKYYPRKFALSTQNNTLSYFNKEVARTPKASINLDTLNAVFVPEKTGNPCALQLMFDENGSTRNVFVYANDPKEIVDWFHCIRAAKLSRKQIAFPDRDANEMAEDLTHDFLMEGWLSKMGPNNEPYRRRWFTLDRRKLMYTEDPLNAFALGELFIGHKDSGGYSVEAGVPDGKDAPGFGFTLTTPNRVFYLSAESKEDMDKWIDSLQKVMEMPLTPQDSRWAREPFRRPSKRRSSFPFI, encoded by the exons ATGGCGGAAAGAAGTAAGAACTTCTTGCTAGACTTACAGCAAAAGTCAGGAAATGACGTGTGTGTCGACTGTGGTGCCAAAG ATCCAGAATGGGCTTCGTACAACATTGGTGTGTTTCTTTGTCAGGACTGTGCAGGGATACATCGTAGTATGGGCACACACATCAGCAAAATCAAGTCCATAAAACTAGACAACTGGGAGAATAGTCAGTTAGAG CTTATGGCAGCCATGGGGAATGAAAAGGCAAAGAGTAACTATGAACAATTTGTTCCAGCTTTCTACAGACGTCCAAAGAGTACAGATCCACT TGTGCTGAGAGAACAGTGGATCCATGCCAAATACGAGAGGGCTGAGTTTCAGGACCCAGAACGGCAGGCGGCTTACACCACAAACTACAGGGAAGGCACCTTGTACAAACGAGGCAGAGATGACAAGAAGTATTACCCTCGTAAATTTGCTCTCTCCACTCAGAATAATACACTGAGCTACTTCAATAAAGAAGTG GCACGAACGCCAAAAGCATCTATAAATTTGGATACACTTAATGCAGTATTTGTACCTGAGAAAACAGGAAACCCATGCGCTTTACAGTTAATGTTTGATGAGAATGGTTCAACACggaatgtgtttgtgtatgcCAATGACCCTAAG GAAATAGTAGATTGGTTTCATTGTATTCGAGCTGCTAAATTAAGTAGAAAACAGATCGCTTTCCCAGACAGAGATGCAAATGAG ATGGCAGAAGACTTAACACATGACTTCCTTATGGAAGGTTGGTTGAGTAAAATGGGCCCAAACAATGAGCCCTACAGAAGacgatggtttactctggatcGCAGGAAGCTCATGTATACCGAGGACCCACTG AATGCCTTTGCCCTTGGTGAGTTATTCATTGGTCATAAAGACAGTGGTGGGTACTCTGTGGAGGCAGGTGTGCCCGACGGAAAGGACGCCCCAGGGTTTGGTTTCACCCTCACCACACCTAATCGGGTGTTCTACCTTAGTGCAGAGAGCAAAGAAGACATGGACAAGTGGATAGACAGCTTACAAAAGGTTATGGAGATGCCTCTAACGCCTCAGGACAGTAGAT GGGCTCGTGAGCCTTTCCGACGTCCAAGCAAACGCAGGAGTAGCTTCCCTTTCATATGA